The Micromonospora rhizosphaerae sequence GCAGCAGGTGCACGCCCACCACCCGGCGCATCGGCAGGCCCTTGGCGATGGCGGTACGGACGTAGTCGGCGCGGCGGTTCTCCGCGATGCTGGTCCGCGCCACCCGGGCGATGTACGCCATCGAGGCGCTACCCAGCACGAAGCCGGGGATGATCAACTCGGAGAGCGGCATCTCGCTGGAGACGGTCGGCTTGACGATCTGCCACTGCACACCGAACAGCCACTGGAGCACGAAGCCCACGACGAAGACCGGCAGCGCGATCAGGAAAAGCGTCGAGACCAGCACCAGGTTGTCGAGGAAACCGTTGCGACGCAGGCCGGTCAGCACACCGGCGCTGAGGCCGATGACGCCTCGATGGTGAGGGCGACCACGGCCAGCTTCAGCGTGTTCGGGTAGGCGGTCAGGATGATGTCATTGATCGACCGTCCGCTGAACGTCTCGCCGAAGTCGCCCTGCAGGAGGTTCTTCATGTACATCGCGTACTGCACGAAGATGCTCTGATCGAGGTGGTACTTCTCGGTCATGAACGCGATGTAGGTGTCCGGGCAGCGCCGCTCGCCGCACTTGCCGGCGAACGGATCACCGGGGACGGCCCAGACCAGCGCGTAGATCATGAACGTGGTGCCAATGAAGACTGGCACGAGTTGAAGTAGCCGCCTCAACAGATAACGGCCCATGGGGTGGTCCTCCAGACAGGGTGCGCGTCGGACGGCCGACGCGACGGCGGTCATGTGCGAGTGTGAGTGCTGTAACACCCGCTCGCGGAACGGCCCCGGGTCGGGCCCACCGGATTTGGCGAGCCCGACCCGGGGGTCAGACCGTTCGGATCAGAGCTCGACCGAGGAGAGGTCCAGCTCGCCGACGTTGTTCAGTTCCATCTTCTTGATCTTCTCGGAGTGGCCGGACTGCTGGCCGTAGTAGTAGATCGGGATGGTGGGAACGTCCTCGTCGATCTTCTTCAGCACCTCGGCGAACTTCTGGTGCGAAGCCTCGAGGCTGGGGGCGCCGCTGGCCTCCTTGGCCAGAGCGTCGACCTGCGCGTTGCTGTAGAGGCCGTCGTTCGAGGAGCCGCCCGTGACGTAGAGCGGGTTCACCCAGTTCTCGATGTCCGGGTAGTCCTGCTGCCACGCGGCGCGGTACAGGCCCTTCATCTTGTGGGCGTTGATGTTCTGCCGGAACACCGCGAAGGTCGGCACACCCTCGGCCCGGGCGTTGATGCCCAGGTTGGTCTTCACCTGCTGGGCGACGGCCTCCATCCAGTCCTTGTGGCTGGAGTCGGCGTTGTAGTAGAAGACCATCTCGCCCTGGAAGCCACCGGCCTCCTGGAGCAGCTGCTTGGCCTGCGCCGCGTCGAACTTGCAGACGGTGCAGTTGCCCGGCTCGGCGCCCGGGGTGAGCGGGTTCGCCCAGCTGTCAGCCGGCTTGCGGGTACCGGAAGAAGATCTTCTCGGAGATCTCCTGCCGGTTGATCGCCGCGAGACGCCTTGCGCAGCTTCGCGTTCTGGAAGCGCTTGTCGTACATCGGGAACGCGATGAACGCGGTCGACGGGGGTGGTGGCCGACATGGCCCGGTCGCCCAGGTCGCTCTTCCACTTGTCGCCGGCGAGCGCCGAGGTGGGGACCGTCTCCATGAAGTCCAGGTTGCCGGCGAGCAGGTCGCTGTAGGCGGCGTTCTCGTCCTGGTACAGCTTGTAGGTGACGTCCTTGATCTTCAGCTTGTCGCGCAGGTTGTAGTCGTCGAAGCGCGTCAGCTTGATCTGGACGTTGTCCTCCCAGGAAACGAACTTCACCGGGCCGTTGCCGATCGGGTTCTTACCGAACTCCTCGGGCTTCATGGTGAAGAACTTGTCCGGCAGCGGCATGAAGGCGCTGTAGCCGAGCTTGGTCGGGAAGACCGCGGTCGGCGCGCCGAGGGTGACCTCGAAGGTCTGGTCGTCGACGACCTTCAGACCGGACATCTTGTCGGCCTTCGGAGTCGGGCCTTCTGCGGGCCCTCGCCGTCCGGGTCCTCGGTGGCGACGTCGCCGTAGCCCTGGATGTCGGCGAAGAAGCTGCCGTTCGCGGCGCGTTCGGCGAGTACGCGGCCCAGTTCCAGGCGTCGACGAAGTTCTTCGACTTCACCTCGGTACCGTCGTGGAACTTGGTACCCTTCTTGATCTTGATGGTGAAGACCTTCGAGTCCTTGGTGTCGATGGACTCCGCCAGCGCGTTCTGCGGCGCGCCACCGTTGTTCGGGTACTCGACCAGGCCGGTCCACAGCGAGTCGACGATCTTGCCGCCACCGGTCTCGGTGGTGTTCGCCGGAACCAGCGGGTTCTCCGGCTGGACGCCGTGAATGGTGATCGCGCCATCCTTGGTGGCGCCGGCGTCGCCGCCGCCGCCATCGCTCTCGAGCAACCGGTGGCGACCAGCGCGGCGGGCAACGCCGACCGCGAGGGCGCCAGTCGCCCGCTTCGAGACTCTCATTCCGAGGGGCCTCCTCTTTCTGACCTGGTTCCGTCGTGGGTTTCACGCACGTCTTGGGGGTGACGCCGCCGCCGACCCGAACCACAGGTCGACGGTTTACCGCAGAGGAAATCGGGACACCCCAGGGGTACCGATCCGCCGGGCGCCCCACCCGTCGGAGGCGACACCACGCAGGGTCAGCGGCCACGATCAGCCACGGAGGAGTGGCGTTACGTGGTCGGCGTGCCGACGAGGTGCCCCACACCGGGGGCGGGGTGCTGCAACTGTGACACTCACCGGCCCTTTCCGTGAAGGTGCCGTTATCAAGCCGTTAGTTGGCCGCCACGTTGCCGATACTTGAGAAAAGATCACGAAAGGGCCCAGTCGTACCCCTCTGAACAGGTAGATCAGGACGATAGCGGGCGGAGAAGACCCGTAGGCTCACGCTCTGTGAGCTTCCCCTCTTCTTCTCCGGTGCTACCGGACGTCCGTCGCACGCTGGCCGTATTTGCCCATCCGGATGATGTCGACTACGGCTGTGCGGGCACCATCGCCGGCTGGGTGGAGGAGGGCGTCGAGGTCGCGTACCTGATCGTCACCCGCGGCGCCTCCGGCGGCTTCGACGAAACCCCGCGAGAGGAGATGCCCTGGCTGCGCGAGGCGGAGCAGCGAGCCGCGGCCGCCGCGGTCGGGGGTGCGCCGGGTCGACTTCCTCGAGGACCACCCGGACGGGCTCCTCAGCCCCACCCCCGCGCTGCGCCGGGACATCACCGCGGCGATCCGGCGGATCCGACCCGACCGCGTGCTGACCAGCTCGCCGCTGCGCCGCTGGGAACACCTCACCGGCCCGAGCCACCCCGACCACCTGGCGGTCGGCGAGGCCACCACCTGCGCGGTCTACCCGGACGCGCGCAACCGCTTCGCCTTCCCGAACTGCTGGCCGAAGGGTTGACGCCGTGGGTGGTCCGGGAGATCTGGTACGCCGGCGGCCCCGCGCCGGACCACGCGGTCGACGTCACGGAGCAGTACGACCGCAAGGTCGCCGCCATGCGGGCGCACCGGTCGCAGACCGCGCACATGGACGTCGAGACCTGGGTGCGCGACCGGCTCGGCACGGTGGCCGAGAACGCCGGCCTGCCCGCCGGCCGGATGGCCGAGGCGTTCACCGTGCTGCGCACCGAGTGACCGGACGGATCACACCAGGCGGCGGTCCGCCGCCCACCGGACAGCTCGTACCGGTTGGACATCTGAAGCTGCGCAGCACGTTCGACACATGCGTCTCGACCGTCTTGATCGAGATGAACAGCTCCTTGGCGATCTCCTTGTACGCGTACCCCCGGGCGAGCAGCCGGAGCACCTCGCGCTCGCGGTTAGTGAGCTGGTCCAGCTCCGGGTCGGCGACCGGCGCGTCCGGCCGGGCCGCGAACGCGTCCAGCACGAAGCCGGCCAGCCGCGGGCTGAACACCGCGTCGCCCTCGGCCACCCGACGGATCGCGTCGGTGAGCTCGTCGGGCGAGATGGTCTTGGTGACGTACCCTCGGGCCCCGGCCCGGATCAGCCCGATCACGTCCTCGGCGGCGTCCGAGACGCTCAGCGCCAGGAACCGCACCTGCGGGTGGCTACGCCGCATCGCGTCCAGCACCGCCCGGCCGCCCCCGTCCGGCATGTGCACGTCGAGCAGCACCACGTCCGGCTGAGTGGCCGCGATCCGGCTGACCGCCTCGGCCACCGTACTCGCCTCGCCACCACCTCGACGCGGCCGCCGAGCTCGGCCCGGACCCCGGCCCGGAACATGGCGTGGTCGTCGACGAGGAACACCGCAGCCGCCCGTCCGGGCCTGCGCCCCTCGTCCGGTCCGTGCTCGGCCATGATCATCTGTCCCTTTCCGTCGTGGAGCCGGTCCCGTTGATCGGCATGATCAACCGAACCTCGGTCCCTCCCCCGGCCCGGAGCGGATCTCCGCCCGGCCGCCGTGCCGCTTCATCCGCCCGATGATCGACCCTCGGACGCCGTGCCGGTGATCCTCCACGGTATCCGGGTCGAAGCCCTTCCCCCGGTCCCGTACGAAGGCGCTGACCTGGTCCGGCTCCACCTCCGCGTAGAGCGACACGGTCTGCACCCCGGCGTGCCGGGCAGCGTTCACCAGCGCCTCCCGGGCGGCGGCGACGAGCGCGCCGACCCGCTCGTCCGTCTCCCGGTCGCCGACCACCACCGCCTCCACGGTGATGGCGAAGGTGTCCTCCACCTCGGCGGCGGCCTGCTCCAATGCGGCGGCGAAGCGCTCGGCCGGCGAGGCGGTCGGCTTGTAGAGCCAGTTCCGCAGCGACCGCTCCTGGCCCCGGGCCAACCGCTGCACCGTCTTGACGTCGCCGGCGTTGCGCTGGATCAGGGCCAGGGTGTGGAGCACCTGGTCGTGCACCATGGCGGCCAGTTCGGCGCGTTCCTGCTCCCGGATGCGCCCCTCCCGCTCGGAGCGGAGCTGGTTCCACGTCCGCCAGAGCACCGGCGCCGCCACCACACCGACCCCGGCCAACCCGACCAGCGCGAAGATCACCCCGTTGATCACCGCGTCGAAGTTCTGCGTCGGTGAGTAGACCGCCGCCACCCCGATGATGCCGACGGCGACGAGCACCCCGCCGCCGATGAAGCGGAGCACGAAGGCGCGGCGGTCGCTCTCCTCGACCACGGCGCCGAGCCAGGGCACCGGCATCGACTCGCCCCACTGCCGGCGGCGCTCGGGGGCGGACTGGTGCCAGATGACTCCGGCGCCCACCGCGATGATCGCGACCAGCCACCCGGCGGTGCCGGCCGCGCCCACCGAATCGAAGACCATGAC is a genomic window containing:
- a CDS encoding ABC transporter permease subunit, producing the protein MLTGLRRNGFLDNLVLVSTLFLIALPVFVVGFVLQWLFGVQWQIVKPTVSSEMPLSELIIPGFVLGSASMAYIARVARTSIAENRRADYVRTAIAKGLPMRRVVGVHLL
- a CDS encoding peptide ABC transporter substrate-binding protein, with translation MSGLKVVDDQTFEVTLGAPTAVFPTKLGYSAFMPLPDKFFTMKPEEFGKNPIGNGPVKFVSWEDNVQIKLTRFDDYNLRDKLKIKDVTYKLYQDENAAYSDLLAGNLDFMETVPTSALAGDKWKSDLGDRAMSATTPVDRVHRVPDVRQALPEREAAQGVSRRSTGRRSPRRSSSGTRKPADSWANPLTPGAEPGNCTVCKFDAAQAKQLLQEAGGFQGEMVFYYNADSSHKDWMEAVAQQVKTNLGINARAEGVPTFAVFRQNINAHKMKGLYRAAWQQDYPDIENWVNPLYVTGGSSNDGLYSNAQVDALAKEASGAPSLEASHQKFAEVLKKIDEDVPTIPIYYYGQQSGHSEKIKKMELNNVGELDLSSVEL
- a CDS encoding PIG-L deacetylase family protein: MRRVDFLEDHPDGLLSPTPALRRDITAAIRRIRPDRVLTSSPLRRWEHLTGPSHPDHLAVGEATTCAVYPDARNRFAFPNCWPKG